A stretch of Longimicrobiaceae bacterium DNA encodes these proteins:
- a CDS encoding DUF1003 domain-containing protein, which translates to MSSPYPWKALFGDEKRTHNVNELFDSERTVGERASDAVAATMGSWRFIIIQSVILACWIVLNAVAWVRHWDPYPFILMNLVLSMQAAYAAPIIMMSQNRQAARDRLEAHNDFLTDCKAEEEVRSIMGHLEAQDHMLREILVRLEAMNVTELEMPRRLADAESAETVRGSVDVKPSASGGPTP; encoded by the coding sequence ATGAGCAGCCCGTACCCGTGGAAGGCGCTGTTCGGCGACGAGAAGCGCACCCACAACGTTAACGAGCTGTTCGACTCCGAGCGCACGGTGGGCGAGCGCGCGTCCGACGCGGTGGCGGCGACGATGGGGTCGTGGCGCTTCATCATCATCCAGTCGGTGATCCTGGCCTGCTGGATCGTGCTGAACGCCGTGGCGTGGGTCCGGCACTGGGATCCGTACCCGTTCATCCTGATGAACCTGGTGCTGTCGATGCAGGCGGCGTACGCAGCGCCCATCATCATGATGAGCCAGAACCGCCAGGCAGCGCGCGACCGCCTGGAGGCGCACAACGACTTCCTCACCGACTGCAAGGCCGAGGAGGAGGTGCGCAGCATCATGGGCCACCTGGAAGCGCAGGACCACATGCTGCGCGAGATCCTGGTGCGCCTGGAGGCGATGAACGTCACCGAGCTGGAGATGCCCCGCCGCCTCGCCGACGCCGAATCCGCCGAAACGGTAAGGGGTTCGGTAGATGTGAAGCCGTCCGCGTCCGGCGGTCCGACGCCCTGA